The following coding sequences are from one Octopus bimaculoides isolate UCB-OBI-ISO-001 chromosome 3, ASM119413v2, whole genome shotgun sequence window:
- the LOC106876677 gene encoding proteasome inhibitor PI31 subunit: MADHPGLELLFRSVELSSTQDAAICLLHWEFIKNGFKCISTSDQKIGSELLPPDWNNSQDVYILNYSRKSESGKAERFLMKAILIENCLSLNLMNLDNEALSAVSIEIEDFVNPDYKFFPNAYKNIKEFKTLIEDELLGAICSDLQKNTQPKAAPQNARRASPDSFHQPSSSYNPNGSSQRFLFRNQVDPFNYGTGDLDPLAPGGGMSFDPRFSERGGFGQFPRPRFDLIGPPGVLPDPDHLRQPNFRDFI, encoded by the exons ATGGCAGACCATCCAGGTTTGGAGTTGTTATTTCGTAGCGTTGAGCTCAGTTCGACTCAAGATGCAGCCATTTGCTTGTTACACTGGGAATTCATCAAAAATGGGTTTAAATGCATTAGTACTAGTGAccag aaaattggTTCTGAACTTTTGCCTCCAGACTGGAATAATTCACAAGatgtatatattcttaattaCAGCAGAAAATCAGAAAGTGGGAAAGCAGAACGTTTTTTGATGAAAGCTATTCTAATTGAAAATTGTCTGTCATTAAATCTAATG AATCTTGATAATGAAGCACTTTCAGCTGTTTCAATAGAAATTGAAGACTTTGTCAATCCTGATTACAAATTCTTCCCTAA TGCTTACAAGAATATTAAAGAATTCAAAACATTGATTGAGGATGAACTTCTTGGTGCAATATGCTCAGATCTCCAAAAAAACACTCAACCAAAAGCAGCACCTCAGAATGCCAGAAGAGCTTCTCCAGATTCCTTTCATCAGCCTTCATCATCATATAATCCAAATGGTTCAAGCCAACGTTTCCTTTTCAG GAATCAAGTTGATCCATTTAACTATGGTACTGGGGATCTTGATCCACTAGCACCTGGTGGTGGAATGTCATTTGATCCAAGGTTCAGTGAAAGGGGCGGCTTTGGACAGTTTCCCAGACCAAG atttgaTTTAATTGGACCTCCAGGAGTTTT ACCTGATCCTGATCATCTGCGGCAGCCAAACTTCAGGGATTTTATTTAG